A genomic region of Bactrocera dorsalis isolate Fly_Bdor chromosome 3, ASM2337382v1, whole genome shotgun sequence contains the following coding sequences:
- the LOC105229178 gene encoding uncharacterized protein LOC105229178 translates to MGASNRTTRIAVGISAISFILFLIAFVTPYWLITDGRIDNPRFTNLGLWEVCFRNFQDIHRFYDTVFTGCMWVFEEEYYIIHDFLLPSFYVAVQVFATLCFVLCLIALPLTLSFLRTSRDDDRYVFLLLTIGSFQVLASIFGFIAVVIFGAKGDSRDWMPGWQNNDMGWSFALAVVGGVMLLPAGVLYIVEARRERYRHLNEISNRDISEYGGPTDEFYQQQAQQYFAPEPTRPRRPPPGQSTSAAAAAAAAALPKAGGIQTDI, encoded by the coding sequence ATGGGCGCCAGTAATCGCACAACACGCATAGCAGTTGGAATTTCGGCTATATCATTTATATTGTTTCTAATTGCATTCGTCACACCCTACTGGCTTATTACAGATGGTCGTATTGACAATCCTCGCTTTACAAATCTTGGACTATGGGAAGTGTGTTTCCGAAATTTCCAGGATATACACCGATTCTACGATACCGTCTTTACTGGATGCATGTGGGTATTCGAGGAAGAATATTACATTATACACGATTTTCTTCTACCAAGTTTCTATGTTGCTGTGCAAGTTTTTGCAACACTCTGCTTTGTGTTGTGTCTCATCGCTTTGCCGTTGACATTATCATTTTTGCGTACCTCTCGTGATGACGACCGTTATGTGTTCTTATTGTTAACTATTGGATCCTTCCAAGTACTAGCTTCGATATTCGGCTTTATCGCAGTTGTAATATTCGGTGCGAAAGGAGATTCCCGTGATTGGATGCCAGGATGGCAAAACAATGATATGGGTTGGTCATTTGCTTTAGCTGTGGTTGGTGGCGTCATGTTATTACCAGCCGGTGTATTATATATAGTGGAAGCACGTCGTGAACGTTATCgtcatttaaatgaaattagtaATCGTGATATAAGTGAATATGGCGGTCCCACAGATGAGTTTTACCAACAACAGGCGCAACAATATTTTGCACCGGAACCAACTAGACCAAGGCGTCCACCACCCGGTCAGAGTACatctgccgctgctgctgcagcaGCTGCTGCACTACCCAAAGCAGGCGGAATACAAACCGAcatctga
- the LOC105229180 gene encoding ribonuclease kappa-B → MKICGPKLSLCGLIISVWGIIQLVLMGVFFFIHSVALIEDLPISEEYTSVEEFYTAANAAYNQNAYNCWIAACIYVLTLLLSAQQFYVNSRATAN, encoded by the exons atgaaaatttgtggTCCAAAATTGTCGCTCTGCGGTTTGATCATCTCCGTTTGGGGAATCATACAATTG GTGTTGATGGGTGTTTTCTTCTTTATACACAGTGTTGCGCTAATTGAAGATTTGCCTATCAGTGAAGAATACACATCTGTAGAAGAATTCTATACTGCAGCCAATGCTGCGTATAACCAG aatGCCTACAATTGCTGGATTGCTGCCTGCATCTATGTGCTGACTCTATTGTTGTCCGCCCAACAATTCTATGTCAACAGCAGAGCAACTGCCAATTAA
- the LOC105229176 gene encoding zinc finger protein ubi-d4 B produces MASEIEVVNLNNFEKIQNFLNDSAYKEILENSENFNTRLCIERRLRMPFLDPQTGVAQTHCALFMKQRQRMPGFRDGQIYTYPSARWRKPKRQYLLNHHHSYRAYQYREPHYHQSTGNASGRDHYQTESAAIVAADGNSMSASGDNDSKDSHANPEKDWFHEDIDMSHYHHVDDFEEDFESDNDYDDIAYSSRGKRKRGSRSARKSTATADGTPKRGRKGGGSRRRNNADGEGGGRRRGGANNANNNNANSAAAAAAAAAAVAAAASAVASSMEISNSNSASPIGTNDETSQSAIVMLTTAAPSAGTTFDKTISEPNVVATTAAVTTDVVAPVLPSTSAVSVTSVAATPTVTPPVTAAASVAAPVIATGGAVKKDLKNKLRTDREVATPSTYCDFCLGDQRENKKTNLPEELVSCSDCGRSGHPSCLQFTPNMIISVKRYRWQCIECKYCSICGTSDNDDQLLFCDDCDRGYHMYCLSPPLITPPEGSWSCKLCMDEFHKDEK; encoded by the exons ATGGCTTCCGAAATTGAAGTTGTAAATCTCAACAACTTTGAGAAAATACAGAATTTTCTAAATGACTCAGCGTACAaggaaatattggaaaatagtgaaaatttcAATACACGATTGTGTATCGAACGTCGTCTACGTATGCCATTTTTGGATCCGCAAACTGGTGTTGCGCAGACACATTGTGCTTTATTCATGAAACAACGTCAACGTATGCCTGGTTTTCGGGACGGCCAAATATACACCTATCCATCAGCACGTTGGCGCAAACCGAAACGTCAGTATTTGCTTAATCATCACCATAGTTACCGGGCCTACCAGTATCGTGAACCACACTACCATCAATCCACTGGCAATGCCTCTGGGCGCGATCATTATCAAACAGAAAGTGCAG CAATCGTCGCAGCAGATGGTAATTCTATGAGTGCTTCAGGTGATAATGACAGCAAAGATTCGCATGCCAATCCAGAAAAGGATTGGTTCCATGAGGACATTGATATGTCGCACTATCACCATGTCGATGATTTCGAGGAAGATTTTGAATCAGACAATGACTACGATGATATAGCGTATAGCAGCCGTGGTAAACGTAAGCGCGGCTCACGATCTGCTCGCAAAAGCACAGCAACTGCTGATGGCACGCCAAAACGTGGCCGTAAAGGTGGCg GCAGTCGTCGGCGCAATAACGCAGATGGTGAAGGTGGTGGTCGTCGACGTGGTGGCGCCaataatgccaacaacaacaatgcaaatagCGCAGCGGCAGCAGCTGCCGCGGCTGCTGCTGTGGCGGCAGCAGCTAGTGCTGTAGCTTCTAGCATGGAGATTAGCAACTCGAACTCAGCTTCGCCGATCGGTACCAATGATGAAACTTCGCAATCGGCAATTGTAATGCTAACTACTGCTGCACCGAGTGCGGGAACAACTTTCGATAAAACCATAAGCGAACCGAATGTAGTGGCTACTACCGCTGCTGTCACTACTGATGTTGTTGCGCCTGTGCTACCCAGTACAAGTGCTGTTAGTGTTACAAGCGTCGCTGCCACACCAACTGTTACACCACCTGTGACAGCGGCTGCAAGTGTTGCTGCGCCAGTTATTGCAACTGGTGGTGCCGTAAAGAAagatcttaaaaataaattgcgcaCTGATCGCGAGGTAGCCACACCATCAACTTATTGCGATTTCTGTTTGGGTGATCAGCGTGAGAACAAAAAGACAAATTTACCCGAAGAATTAGTGTCATGTTCGGATTGCGGACGTTCCGGTCATCCCTCTTGTCTACAGTTTACGCCAAATATGATTATCTCGGTGAAACGTTATCGCTGGCAATGTATCGAATGCAAATATTGTTCCATATGTGGCACTTCGGACAATGATGATCAATTGTTATTCTGTGACGATTGTGATCGCGGCTATCATATGTATTGTTTGTCACCACCATTAATAACCCCGCCCGAGGGTTCGTGGAGTTGCAAACTTTGTATGGATGAGTTTCATAAggatgaaaaataa
- the LOC105229175 gene encoding uncharacterized protein LOC105229175 translates to MEDETQTQQQLQRHEEQILQQAQDDDQQDDGQTEAMKTVTAETLSDEDRVTEADSATYMCVQEEEYEQESLVSEADALQQQHEQAYAQQRSHNQAHHRQYNPKKSVSFKTLVDIFQLSDAWQLHVKKSSLKTEEDQAKRRILQRNY, encoded by the coding sequence ATGGAAGACGAAacgcaaacacaacaacaattgcaacggCATGAAGAACAGATATTGCAACAAGCACAAGATGATGACCAACAAGACGACGGACAAACAGAGGCTATGAAAACTGTAACAGCAGAGACTTTAAGCGACGAAGACCGTGTAACGGAAGCCGACTCTGCCACCTATATGTGTGTACAAGAAGAAGAGTATGAGCAAGAGAGCCTTGTTAGTGAAGCGGATGCCTTGCAACAACAGCATGAGCAAGCATATGCACAACAGCGCAGTCACAACCAAGCACATCATCGTCAATATAACCCGAAGAAGAGCGTGTCCTTCAAGACGCTGGTCGACATCTTTCAATTGAGCGACGCCTGGCAATTGCATGTGAAAAAGAGCAGTTTGAAAACAGAGGAGGATCAGGCCAAACGGCGCATCTTGCAGCGCAACTATTAA
- the LOC105229177 gene encoding josephin-like protein: MPTNIYHERQTRQLCALHTLNNLFQGEQSYTKEQLDQICNDLSPNVWINPHRSPLGLGNYDINVIMTALQLRNCEAVWFDKRKDPSCIDLNAIVGFILNVPSDYKFAFVTLPLQKRHWIAVRRIDGKYYNLDSKLREPECIGGETDLLAYLRAQLETNKRELFVIVEKTSTSSEQQNANWLKSETIAKPPSDRNGSGHIA; the protein is encoded by the exons ATGCCAACAAATATTTACCACGAAAGACAGACGCGTCAGCTATGCGCGCTTCATACGCTCAATAATCTTTTTCAAG GTGAACAGTCCTACACTAAAGAACAATTGGATCAAATATGCAACGACCTAAGTCCAAATGTTTGGATCAATCCACATCGTTCGCCGTTGGGTTTAGGCAATTATGACATTAATGTTATTATGACGGCACTACAATTACGGAACTGCGAAGCAGTTTGGTTTGACAAACGCAA AGACCCGTCCTGCATTGATTTGAATGCAATTGTCGGTTTCATTCTTAACGTGCCTTCGGACTACAAATTCGCATTCGTCACATTGCCATTGCAAAAACGTCACTGGATAGCTGTACGTCGTATCGATGGCAAGTACTACAATTTAGACTCTAAATTGCGGGAGCCCGAATGCATTGGGGGCGAGACTGACTTACTAGCCTATCTGAGAGCACAACTAGAAACAAACAAGCGGGAATTGTTCGTTATAGTTGAGAAGACGTCAACGTCTAGCGAACAACAAAATGCGAATTGGTTGAAATCTGAGACAATAGCGAAACCGCCAAGCGACAGAAATGGCTCCGGCCATATAGCCTAA